Proteins from a genomic interval of Rhizobium etli CFN 42:
- a CDS encoding ribonuclease H family protein: protein MAVISNELCSPAMTAGVPEAQHGLHVFVDGCYDPCSGHGGWAFVVYREAAEIASSFGGVRDSANNSMELTAVLQAVMWINSEATGEAATIWSDSIYAVKGCNDRRHIWKNNGWKKSGGNGNARSRTIANTELWKAVDLQLSQNALVTIAWCKGHSGIAGNERADELADGGRLSARGT, encoded by the coding sequence ATGGCAGTCATTTCCAACGAGCTATGCTCCCCCGCAATGACAGCCGGGGTGCCGGAAGCTCAACACGGGCTCCACGTCTTCGTGGACGGTTGTTATGACCCCTGTTCCGGGCACGGAGGCTGGGCCTTTGTCGTCTATCGCGAGGCGGCGGAAATCGCGTCCAGCTTCGGCGGTGTGCGTGATTCCGCCAATAATTCGATGGAATTGACCGCCGTCTTGCAGGCAGTCATGTGGATCAATAGCGAAGCAACGGGCGAAGCCGCGACCATCTGGTCGGATTCGATCTATGCCGTCAAAGGCTGCAACGACAGGCGGCACATTTGGAAGAATAACGGCTGGAAGAAAAGCGGTGGGAATGGGAACGCCCGAAGCCGGACCATCGCTAATACGGAACTCTGGAAAGCGGTCGATCTTCAACTATCACAGAATGCCCTGGTAACCATTGCCTGGTGCAAGGGCCATTCCGGCATAGCCGGCAACGAACGCGCGGATGAGCTTGCTGATGGAGGGCGGCTGTCGGCAAGGGGCACGTGA
- the bluB gene encoding 5,6-dimethylbenzimidazole synthase, with translation MRPFVEDALSEASGFSPAEREAVYHVIMTRRDVRSQFLPDPLPDDVVARLLTAAHHAPSVGFMQPWNFILVKSESVRARVRDAFAKANEEAALMFDGERRQAYRSLKLEGIVEAPLGICVTCDPTRGGSVVLGRTHNPRMDSYSTVCAIQNLWLAARAEGVGIGWVSIFREGDLKTILGIPEHIEVVAWLCAGFVDRLYDEPELSVKGWRQRLPLEELVFHDGWGRNDP, from the coding sequence ATGCGACCCTTTGTTGAGGATGCCCTGTCGGAGGCATCCGGTTTTTCTCCGGCCGAACGCGAGGCCGTGTATCACGTGATCATGACCCGACGCGACGTGCGCAGCCAGTTCCTGCCCGATCCGTTGCCGGACGATGTCGTGGCGCGGCTTCTGACGGCCGCCCATCACGCTCCCTCCGTCGGCTTCATGCAGCCGTGGAACTTCATCCTGGTGAAAAGCGAATCCGTGCGCGCGCGTGTCCGGGACGCTTTTGCAAAGGCCAACGAAGAGGCGGCACTGATGTTCGACGGCGAACGGCGGCAGGCGTACCGCTCCCTCAAGCTCGAAGGCATCGTGGAGGCGCCGCTCGGCATATGCGTGACCTGCGATCCCACCCGCGGCGGCAGCGTGGTGCTGGGACGGACGCACAATCCGCGGATGGATTCCTATTCGACCGTTTGCGCAATCCAGAATCTCTGGCTTGCAGCCCGCGCCGAAGGGGTCGGCATCGGCTGGGTCAGCATCTTTCGTGAAGGCGACCTGAAAACAATCCTCGGCATACCCGAGCATATCGAGGTGGTCGCGTGGCTCTGTGCCGGCTTTGTCGACCGGCTTTATGACGAACCGGAACTCTCGGTCAAAGGTTGGCGGCAGCGGCTACCGCTCGAGGAACTCGTTTTCCATGATGGATGGGGACGCAACGACCCTTAG
- a CDS encoding RNA polymerase sigma factor, with product MTVSGSSVARGVAERVARESYGRLVAYLGGRLGDIASAEDALATAFLTALEKWPVDGVPDNPDAWLLTIARRRKLDDWRRDKVKAKSADHLALIAEELSTAAEMEEEIADRRLALMFACAHPGIDVSARTPLILQTVLGLTAADIGARFLVSPGAMGQRLVRAKARIRDEKIPFLVPEKEELSHRLPPVLASIYAAYTSGWMDLDGAEALGQEAIWLASVVVSLLPQEPEPKGLLALMLYTEARRSSRRGPDGAFVPLDSQDVGLWDRRQLRLAEGLLREANANGPTGRYQIEAAIQSAHVARRLSGISNWQAVVSLYDVLGRIAPSPVVTLNRCVALMRIGQVDAALDDIHALARDPRMADYLPYWTARAQICADLGRHVEAAEAFTIAIGLCWSEAERRHLEGQRSKILC from the coding sequence ATGACGGTTTCTGGTTCCAGCGTTGCCCGAGGTGTAGCAGAGCGGGTGGCGCGCGAGAGCTACGGCCGACTCGTCGCTTATCTTGGCGGGCGCTTGGGTGATATCGCGTCCGCCGAGGATGCGCTCGCGACGGCTTTCCTCACGGCTCTCGAAAAATGGCCTGTCGATGGCGTGCCCGACAACCCTGATGCCTGGCTGTTGACCATCGCCCGCAGGCGCAAGCTCGATGACTGGCGCAGGGACAAAGTGAAGGCGAAGAGCGCCGATCATCTTGCCCTCATTGCTGAGGAACTCTCGACCGCGGCGGAAATGGAAGAAGAGATTGCGGACAGGCGACTGGCGCTCATGTTTGCCTGCGCACATCCCGGCATCGATGTCTCGGCGCGAACGCCGCTGATCCTCCAGACCGTGCTGGGCTTGACCGCTGCAGATATCGGCGCACGGTTTCTCGTCTCTCCTGGGGCCATGGGGCAGAGGCTTGTAAGAGCCAAGGCGAGGATCAGAGATGAGAAAATTCCGTTCCTTGTGCCGGAGAAGGAGGAACTGTCGCACCGCTTGCCACCTGTACTCGCCTCTATCTATGCCGCCTATACCAGCGGGTGGATGGACCTCGACGGGGCGGAAGCGCTTGGACAAGAGGCAATCTGGCTCGCAAGCGTGGTCGTATCCCTGCTTCCGCAAGAGCCGGAACCGAAAGGTCTTCTCGCGTTGATGCTTTATACGGAGGCGCGGCGATCGTCTCGCAGAGGCCCCGACGGCGCATTCGTACCGCTGGATAGCCAGGATGTCGGACTTTGGGATCGCAGGCAATTGCGCCTCGCCGAAGGACTCCTCAGAGAAGCAAATGCAAACGGTCCGACCGGCCGCTACCAGATCGAGGCGGCCATCCAATCTGCTCATGTCGCGCGCCGTTTGAGCGGTATCTCAAACTGGCAGGCCGTCGTTTCTCTCTACGACGTACTGGGCAGGATTGCCCCGTCGCCTGTCGTGACACTCAATCGGTGCGTGGCCCTCATGCGGATAGGGCAGGTGGACGCGGCTCTTGATGACATACATGCGCTTGCCCGCGATCCGCGAATGGCCGACTACCTGCCGTATTGGACGGCCCGCGCGCAGATTTGCGCCGATCTAGGCAGGCATGTCGAGGCGGCGGAAGCTTTCACGATCGCTATCGGATTGTGTTGGTCGGAGGCAGAACGACGCCACCTCGAAGGACAGCGCTCAAAAATTTTGTGTTGA
- a CDS encoding MurR/RpiR family transcriptional regulator, protein MDLNSTVKRPSDIGELKSMIVAAGLRLPEQQERVARIALVRPEMIAFGTISSVAIECHVSPSTVARVATSLGFDSFKEFKACFRQHLRNISASAGYP, encoded by the coding sequence ATGGATCTGAACAGCACGGTGAAGAGGCCAAGCGACATCGGTGAACTGAAGAGCATGATCGTCGCCGCCGGTCTGCGGCTTCCGGAGCAGCAGGAGCGGGTCGCACGGATCGCTCTCGTCCGACCTGAAATGATCGCCTTCGGAACCATAAGCTCCGTCGCCATCGAGTGTCACGTTTCTCCCTCGACGGTTGCGCGTGTCGCCACCTCCCTCGGCTTCGACAGCTTCAAGGAGTTCAAGGCGTGCTTCCGCCAGCACTTGCGAAACATCTCCGCGAGTGCTGGTTATCCGTGA
- a CDS encoding Gfo/Idh/MocA family oxidoreductase has translation MPKTKSINIGLIGAGRIGSFHGETIARRLVDAELVAISDPAPGAAGRLAETLDVDAAYSGVAEFLSHPGLDAVIIATPARFHTNVVVQAAEAGKAIFCEKPMALTLEDADRAIAAARAAEVPLQVGFNRRWDQSFAEGRAAIDAGKVGAPQLVRSLTRDPGPFGADPDRIPPWTIFYETLIHDFDTLLWLNAGAKPVEVFAVADALIRPDAKEKGFLDTAVVTIRFDNGSIAVAEANFSALYGYDIRGEVFGSAGMVTMGDVRRSSMTLFDQSGVFSDTWRRDTDHFIHGYTAQLASFVQSVRKGKLTQGPTGSDARNALAIAIASIESVSRKQPVIIA, from the coding sequence ATGCCCAAGACCAAATCCATCAATATCGGCCTCATCGGTGCCGGCCGCATAGGCTCCTTTCATGGCGAAACCATTGCCCGCCGCCTCGTCGATGCCGAGCTCGTTGCCATTTCAGATCCGGCACCGGGTGCCGCCGGCAGGCTGGCCGAGACGCTCGACGTCGACGCAGCCTACAGCGGTGTCGCCGAGTTTCTGTCGCATCCCGGCCTCGACGCGGTGATCATCGCGACACCGGCACGGTTCCACACGAATGTTGTCGTGCAGGCTGCGGAAGCAGGCAAGGCTATCTTCTGCGAAAAACCAATGGCATTGACGCTCGAGGATGCTGATCGGGCAATCGCTGCGGCACGCGCGGCTGAGGTTCCGCTTCAGGTAGGCTTCAACCGACGCTGGGATCAGTCCTTCGCGGAGGGACGCGCCGCCATTGATGCCGGCAAGGTGGGCGCGCCGCAGCTTGTCCGCTCCCTCACGCGCGATCCCGGTCCCTTCGGGGCCGATCCCGACCGCATCCCGCCATGGACCATCTTCTATGAAACGCTCATCCACGACTTCGACACCTTGCTCTGGCTCAATGCGGGGGCAAAACCAGTCGAGGTTTTTGCCGTCGCGGATGCGCTCATTCGCCCGGACGCCAAGGAGAAAGGCTTCCTCGATACGGCCGTCGTGACCATTCGTTTCGACAACGGCTCCATCGCGGTTGCCGAAGCCAACTTCTCGGCGCTTTATGGCTACGATATCCGCGGTGAGGTGTTTGGCTCCGCCGGCATGGTGACGATGGGCGACGTCAGGCGTTCCAGCATGACCCTGTTCGATCAAAGCGGTGTATTCAGCGATACCTGGCGGCGCGATACCGACCATTTCATCCATGGCTATACGGCGCAGCTCGCCTCGTTCGTACAATCCGTTCGCAAGGGCAAACTGACCCAAGGACCGACCGGAAGCGATGCGCGCAATGCGCTGGCGATTGCGATCGCCAGTATAGAGTCGGTCTCCCGGAAACAACCTGTGATCATCGCCTGA
- a CDS encoding TIM barrel protein has translation MTTARNSSFPLAACAEMLWRDKPIEWRASRLKEMGFGVGLWNWPEHDLNKLEATGATFTIMNGYLTGRLTDDEGADELLRTARETAQVGKRLGVQRLNLHGTGLGNRGLPLQPVEVVTGAMWLKARDTLCRIVDMAEEERVTFTLENLNLPVDHPGVPFGRAEDTLALVSSVDHPRLRLNLDLYHAQIGEGNLIELCRKCLPWIGEIQVADVPGRCEPGTGEVNWNGIAKALSAMGYSGPVGMEAWAAGDADSALEAFRAVFTL, from the coding sequence ATGACGACTGCCAGGAACTCTTCCTTCCCGCTAGCAGCCTGCGCTGAAATGCTGTGGCGCGACAAACCGATCGAGTGGCGCGCGTCTCGCCTCAAGGAAATGGGCTTCGGTGTCGGTCTCTGGAACTGGCCGGAGCACGACCTGAACAAGCTCGAGGCGACCGGTGCGACCTTCACGATCATGAATGGTTATCTGACCGGCCGGTTGACAGACGATGAAGGCGCCGACGAACTTCTCAGGACGGCGCGAGAAACGGCGCAGGTCGGAAAGCGGCTCGGCGTTCAACGGCTCAATCTGCATGGCACGGGGCTCGGAAATCGAGGACTGCCGCTTCAGCCGGTCGAAGTCGTTACGGGGGCAATGTGGCTGAAGGCACGCGACACGCTCTGCCGCATCGTCGACATGGCCGAAGAAGAGCGCGTCACGTTTACGCTCGAAAACCTCAATCTGCCGGTGGACCATCCTGGCGTGCCGTTCGGCCGCGCCGAGGACACGCTGGCGCTGGTCTCGAGCGTCGATCATCCGCGGCTCCGGCTTAACCTCGACCTCTATCATGCTCAGATCGGCGAGGGGAATTTGATCGAGCTTTGCCGGAAATGCCTGCCCTGGATCGGCGAGATTCAGGTCGCCGACGTACCAGGCCGATGCGAACCGGGAACGGGCGAGGTGAACTGGAACGGCATCGCCAAGGCACTGAGTGCCATGGGTTATTCCGGCCCGGTGGGCATGGAGGCCTGGGCCGCCGGCGATGCGGACTCCGCGCTCGAAGCCTTCCGCGCTGTATTCACCCTCTGA
- a CDS encoding VOC family protein, which translates to MTTTSITVQSIFASAAVSNFDEALIWYEKLMGRPADSKPIPGMAQWRNMSGAGLQVWKDDERAGNGIITIVVPELEVELERLSRQGLQLANKIEGDFGRVAQIFDCEGNRINLAEPPKRSANS; encoded by the coding sequence ATGACCACCACTTCAATAACTGTCCAGAGCATCTTCGCCTCCGCCGCCGTTTCCAACTTTGACGAGGCGCTCATCTGGTATGAGAAGCTCATGGGACGTCCCGCAGATAGCAAACCGATACCGGGCATGGCTCAGTGGCGTAATATGAGCGGAGCCGGCCTGCAGGTCTGGAAGGATGACGAACGTGCCGGCAACGGGATCATAACGATCGTCGTCCCCGAGCTCGAGGTTGAGCTCGAAAGGCTTTCGCGTCAGGGCTTGCAACTCGCCAACAAAATCGAAGGCGACTTTGGGCGCGTGGCTCAGATATTCGACTGTGAGGGCAACCGGATCAACCTGGCCGAGCCTCCCAAACGATCTGCGAACAGCTGA
- a CDS encoding LacI family DNA-binding transcriptional regulator, with amino-acid sequence MRKRATAKQVAEAAGVSKWTVIRAFTPGASITEESKRKVLETAAALNYTPNLLARSLATNATHQVAVFVDDFANPQKLPFLETLTERLQAAGLVVMLININNHFDHVHALLHADQRQVDAIILFGTAFRNETLTDHQLGRGMPPMFVLARDSQIDGVPAVVCDAERALKDIVDHLHERGYRRPGFMTGATVLSTALRRRQHFAEFWEEKGVRDIAVLSAERYSAQAGAEAVRQYLNSTNATDRVDVLMCENDILAIGAMDEMRGKYGLRVPEDMAIVGFDNYELGGSSAYSLTTYEQPRHQMVELIVGMITGRVDAETVSLPGKLVIRGST; translated from the coding sequence ATGCGCAAGCGGGCGACTGCAAAGCAGGTGGCGGAAGCGGCCGGCGTTTCGAAATGGACTGTTATCCGAGCCTTCACACCCGGCGCGTCGATAACTGAGGAAAGCAAACGTAAGGTCTTGGAAACAGCGGCGGCACTCAACTATACGCCGAACCTTCTTGCCCGCAGTCTTGCCACCAACGCAACGCACCAGGTTGCCGTCTTCGTCGACGATTTTGCCAACCCGCAAAAGCTACCATTTCTGGAGACGCTCACCGAACGGCTGCAGGCGGCCGGATTGGTCGTCATGCTCATCAATATCAACAATCATTTCGACCATGTTCATGCCCTGCTCCATGCCGACCAACGACAGGTGGATGCCATCATCCTGTTCGGTACGGCGTTTCGCAATGAAACGTTGACGGATCATCAGCTCGGACGCGGCATGCCGCCCATGTTCGTTTTGGCGCGCGACAGCCAGATCGATGGGGTCCCGGCAGTGGTCTGCGATGCCGAACGGGCGCTCAAGGACATCGTGGATCACCTGCATGAACGCGGCTATCGGCGGCCGGGCTTCATGACCGGGGCAACCGTGCTTTCGACCGCGCTCAGACGCCGGCAGCACTTCGCCGAGTTCTGGGAGGAAAAGGGCGTGCGCGACATCGCGGTTCTGTCAGCGGAAAGATACAGCGCGCAGGCGGGAGCAGAGGCGGTTCGCCAGTATCTGAACAGTACGAACGCGACCGACCGCGTCGATGTCCTGATGTGCGAGAACGACATTCTTGCGATCGGGGCAATGGATGAAATGCGAGGGAAGTACGGCCTGAGAGTGCCGGAAGACATGGCGATCGTCGGCTTCGACAACTACGAACTCGGCGGATCCTCCGCCTATAGCCTCACCACATACGAGCAGCCGCGACACCAGATGGTCGAACTGATCGTCGGGATGATAACGGGACGCGTCGATGCGGAGACCGTTTCCCTGCCCGGCAAGCTCGTCATCCGGGGCTCCACATGA
- a CDS encoding DUF2865 domain-containing protein — protein sequence MKRRHLSLALVLALASPAAAQSSAICNDLRGRLADLPRSIGNNNGPEARQYASAIAEQNLELRKVRNDLRSYGCTSGSMVVIGGENADFCAELSDAEARMIDNIRYLQDRRNELRSQAGDDDARRELTAALERNGCNSENFYAPTERSASEPAPSVEEQAMRTDTFIPLGGGEEADPRYGLPRAEMLSPVSTICVRSCDGGFFPISSNTTSVDFGRDAQTCAKMCPGIETELFYRDVTSTDASNMISAATGAPYSAMKNAFAYKNRAPGEKNSCACNLTAYYEEMRGKQALSEPPQQGSITTVRTNPPARDTAAASVPPQPSVPERPYDPTQNKVRQVGPQFLAGDQGSIDLANPATPGPQPQQQ from the coding sequence GTGAAACGCCGACACCTGTCTCTTGCTCTTGTGCTTGCGCTGGCATCGCCGGCCGCCGCACAGAGTAGCGCTATTTGCAACGACTTGCGCGGTCGCCTTGCCGACCTACCACGATCGATCGGCAACAATAACGGTCCGGAAGCGCGCCAATATGCCAGCGCAATCGCCGAGCAAAACCTCGAATTGCGCAAAGTCCGCAACGATCTGCGCAGCTATGGCTGCACCTCAGGCAGCATGGTCGTGATCGGCGGTGAGAATGCCGATTTTTGCGCCGAGCTTTCTGACGCCGAAGCCCGGATGATCGACAATATCCGCTATCTCCAGGACCGCCGCAACGAGCTGCGCAGCCAGGCCGGCGATGACGACGCGCGCCGAGAATTGACGGCGGCACTCGAACGCAATGGCTGCAACAGCGAAAATTTCTATGCCCCGACAGAGCGCAGCGCCAGCGAGCCCGCCCCAAGCGTCGAGGAACAGGCGATGCGCACCGACACTTTCATTCCGCTCGGCGGCGGTGAAGAGGCCGATCCGCGTTACGGCCTGCCGAGGGCCGAAATGCTTTCGCCGGTCAGCACCATCTGCGTTCGCAGCTGCGACGGCGGTTTCTTCCCGATCAGCTCGAACACCACCTCGGTCGATTTCGGCCGCGATGCCCAGACCTGTGCCAAGATGTGCCCCGGCATCGAGACGGAGCTCTTCTATCGCGACGTGACCAGCACCGACGCCTCGAACATGATCTCGGCCGCAACGGGCGCGCCCTATAGCGCCATGAAGAACGCCTTTGCCTACAAGAACCGCGCGCCTGGTGAGAAAAATTCCTGCGCCTGCAATCTCACCGCCTATTACGAGGAGATGCGCGGCAAGCAGGCCCTGAGCGAACCGCCGCAGCAGGGCTCGATCACGACGGTCCGCACCAATCCGCCGGCGAGAGATACCGCGGCAGCATCAGTCCCGCCGCAGCCATCCGTTCCCGAACGTCCCTACGACCCCACGCAGAACAAGGTCCGTCAGGTCGGCCCGCAATTCCTTGCCGGCGACCAGGGCTCGATCGACCTTGCCAATCCGGCAACGCCGGGCCCGCAACCACAACAGCAGTAA
- a CDS encoding ABC transporter permease, translating to MTLANEQNGAATRSDERLKKVSAVTALLRRPELGAVAGLVLVTIFFFFTANPAMFTLAGVINFMAPAAQLGILAIGAALLMIGGEFDLSIGSMVAFAGLVFGTALVVLHLPLSVAILIAMGFAAVIGVSNAQITMRTGLPSFIVTLAFLFILRGLTLVGLKWASGGATQLRGMKEAAVGSPLAPIFSGDAFTGFFTWLGSRGIIETFPNGLPKVAGIPVEILWFIAIAFVATWVLLRTRFGNWIFAAGGDPRAARKSGVPVARVKTTLFIITALCATLVAILTVLDAGSTDARRGFQKEFEAIIAAVIGGCLLTGGYGSAIGAFFGSIVFGMVLIGLTYTSIDQDWYLVFLGGMLLIAVIFNNVIRKRVTGER from the coding sequence ATGACGCTGGCGAACGAGCAGAACGGGGCTGCGACCCGATCCGATGAGCGCCTGAAAAAGGTTTCGGCGGTGACCGCGCTGCTGCGGCGGCCCGAACTTGGCGCGGTCGCCGGTCTGGTGCTTGTAACCATCTTCTTCTTTTTCACCGCCAATCCGGCGATGTTCACGCTGGCGGGGGTGATCAATTTTATGGCTCCGGCCGCCCAGCTTGGAATCCTTGCCATCGGAGCGGCTTTGCTGATGATCGGAGGGGAATTCGACCTTTCGATCGGATCGATGGTGGCTTTTGCCGGCCTCGTCTTCGGCACCGCGCTTGTCGTGCTGCACCTTCCTTTGAGCGTCGCAATCCTTATCGCGATGGGTTTTGCCGCGGTGATCGGCGTAAGCAACGCCCAGATCACGATGCGTACCGGGCTTCCGTCGTTCATCGTCACGCTTGCCTTTCTCTTCATTCTTCGCGGCCTGACCCTTGTTGGCCTCAAGTGGGCGAGCGGCGGCGCCACGCAGCTGCGCGGGATGAAGGAGGCCGCGGTCGGTAGTCCTCTCGCGCCGATCTTCTCGGGCGATGCCTTCACCGGCTTTTTCACCTGGCTCGGCAGCCGCGGCATCATAGAGACCTTCCCGAACGGGCTTCCGAAGGTGGCGGGCATACCGGTCGAGATCCTGTGGTTTATCGCAATCGCCTTCGTTGCGACCTGGGTGCTGCTGAGGACACGTTTCGGCAACTGGATCTTCGCCGCCGGCGGCGATCCGCGGGCAGCCCGGAAGTCGGGCGTTCCGGTGGCCCGCGTGAAAACCACCCTTTTTATCATAACAGCGCTCTGCGCGACGCTGGTTGCCATCCTCACCGTGCTGGATGCCGGTTCCACCGATGCTCGCCGCGGCTTTCAGAAGGAATTCGAGGCGATCATCGCCGCGGTCATCGGCGGATGCCTGCTGACCGGCGGTTACGGCTCGGCGATCGGCGCCTTCTTCGGTTCCATCGTTTTCGGCATGGTTCTGATCGGGCTGACTTACACGTCGATCGACCAGGATTGGTATCTCGTGTTCCTCGGCGGAATGCTGCTGATTGCGGTCATCTTCAACAACGTCATTCGTAAACGCGTCACGGGAGAACGCTGA
- a CDS encoding sugar ABC transporter substrate-binding protein — protein MKSILKKLAYSMVVVGIAASWSVGANAQEQPSIIAVTHGQASDPFWSIVKNGMMQAGKDSNVKVDYRAPETFDMVAMAQLIEAAVNQSPAGIIVSNPDPDALGPAIEKAVAAGIPVISMNSGISAAEKLGIKLHVGQDELPAGIKVGAKLKSLGLKHVLCVNQEVGNAALDQRCAGTEKGFEGGKVTVLPTTADPAEIESKIQAALTSDPSVDVVLGLSAPLVGERAVAVVDRMGAADKVKVASYDLSAGFLKAVADGKALFAVDQQPYLQGYLPVTFLALSARYGTIPAGNVASGPSFVEKDTAAQVIEKSSQGIR, from the coding sequence ATGAAGTCTATTTTGAAGAAGCTTGCCTATAGCATGGTTGTGGTCGGAATCGCGGCCTCGTGGTCCGTCGGCGCGAACGCACAGGAACAGCCGAGCATTATCGCCGTTACGCACGGCCAGGCTTCCGATCCGTTCTGGTCGATCGTCAAGAATGGCATGATGCAGGCGGGCAAGGACAGCAATGTGAAGGTGGACTACCGCGCGCCGGAGACCTTTGACATGGTGGCGATGGCGCAGCTCATCGAGGCTGCGGTGAACCAGAGCCCGGCCGGCATCATTGTCTCCAATCCTGATCCGGATGCTCTTGGCCCGGCAATCGAGAAGGCAGTCGCAGCCGGCATTCCTGTCATCTCGATGAACTCCGGCATCTCCGCTGCCGAAAAACTCGGCATCAAGCTGCATGTTGGCCAGGACGAGCTGCCAGCGGGCATCAAAGTCGGAGCAAAGCTGAAATCGCTCGGGCTCAAGCATGTCCTCTGCGTCAACCAGGAGGTCGGCAATGCGGCGCTCGACCAGCGTTGCGCCGGCACGGAGAAGGGATTCGAAGGCGGTAAGGTAACCGTTCTGCCGACCACCGCCGATCCCGCCGAGATCGAATCCAAGATTCAGGCGGCACTCACCTCCGATCCCTCGGTCGATGTTGTGCTCGGCCTTTCCGCTCCGCTCGTCGGGGAGCGTGCCGTCGCGGTCGTCGACAGAATGGGCGCTGCCGACAAGGTGAAAGTTGCTTCCTACGACCTCTCGGCGGGCTTCCTCAAGGCGGTCGCCGACGGCAAGGCCTTGTTCGCGGTTGATCAGCAGCCCTACCTGCAGGGTTACCTGCCCGTGACATTCCTCGCGCTCAGCGCCCGCTATGGCACGATCCCGGCAGGAAACGTCGCCTCCGGCCCGAGCTTCGTCGAGAAGGACACGGCCGCGCAGGTCATCGAAAAATCCTCCCAGGGTATCCGATAA
- a CDS encoding ATP-binding cassette domain-containing protein: MSMFQTPLVEVRNLVKHFGSVIALNGVSMSVNANEVLCLLGDNGAGKSTLINTLAGVHKPTSGDFLVEGQPRLFSGPREALDAGIATVYQDLAMIPLMSVTRNFFMGREPLKGFGPFKRMDMELADNVTRDEMHRIGIDVRDPQQAVGTLSGGERQCVAIARAVYFGAKVLILDEPTSALGVAQTSMVLKYVSQVRSRGLGVILITHNVRHAYAVGDRFTVLNRGKTLGTYAKSEIGIEALQNLMAGGKELQSLSEELGGTI, translated from the coding sequence ATGAGCATGTTTCAGACGCCACTCGTCGAGGTCAGAAACCTCGTCAAACATTTCGGATCGGTCATCGCCCTCAACGGCGTCTCCATGAGCGTGAACGCAAACGAAGTGCTTTGTCTGCTCGGCGATAATGGCGCCGGCAAGTCCACCCTCATCAATACGCTGGCCGGCGTGCATAAGCCAACCTCCGGTGATTTTCTGGTTGAAGGCCAGCCCCGGCTGTTTTCCGGTCCGCGAGAAGCTCTCGATGCCGGAATTGCGACCGTCTATCAGGACCTTGCGATGATCCCCTTAATGTCGGTGACGCGAAATTTCTTCATGGGACGGGAGCCGCTGAAGGGATTTGGCCCTTTCAAGAGAATGGATATGGAGCTGGCCGACAACGTAACGCGCGACGAGATGCATCGGATCGGTATCGACGTGCGTGACCCCCAGCAGGCGGTCGGCACGCTCTCCGGCGGCGAACGCCAATGTGTGGCAATCGCACGTGCGGTCTATTTCGGCGCCAAGGTTCTGATCCTCGACGAGCCAACTTCCGCACTCGGCGTCGCACAGACATCGATGGTTCTCAAATATGTCAGCCAGGTACGCAGCAGGGGGCTCGGCGTGATCTTGATCACCCATAACGTCCGCCATGCATATGCGGTCGGTGATCGCTTCACCGTGCTCAATCGGGGCAAGACGCTCGGCACCTATGCGAAAAGCGAGATCGGCATCGAAGCGCTGCAGAATCTGATGGCCGGCGGCAAAGAACTGCAGTCGCTGTCGGAGGAACTCGGCGGAACCATCTGA
- a CDS encoding YciI family protein → MRYMLMLHADETAGSSIAPEDMARFIGQMYAYQQALEKAAAFVSSNALVNSSEASLVRVQGNEVSVLDGPYADVREQFGGYFIIDVADMDEANKWAARCPAATWGTVEVRRIRDASEYAG, encoded by the coding sequence ATGCGCTACATGCTGATGCTGCATGCGGACGAAACTGCCGGGAGCTCCATAGCGCCCGAGGACATGGCGCGCTTCATCGGGCAGATGTATGCCTATCAACAAGCGCTGGAGAAGGCGGCTGCGTTCGTCTCGAGCAATGCGCTCGTCAACTCCTCTGAGGCCAGTCTCGTTCGTGTTCAAGGAAACGAGGTCAGCGTTCTGGACGGCCCTTATGCCGATGTTCGCGAACAGTTCGGTGGGTACTTTATCATCGACGTCGCCGATATGGACGAGGCCAACAAATGGGCGGCACGCTGCCCTGCCGCGACCTGGGGAACCGTTGAGGTTCGTCGCATCAGGGACGCGTCGGAATATGCGGGATGA